The following proteins come from a genomic window of Aspergillus luchuensis IFO 4308 DNA, chromosome 3, nearly complete sequence:
- a CDS encoding uncharacterized protein (COG:S;~EggNog:ENOG410PN1U;~TransMembrane:1 (o12-31i)): MSESLPLVGRSLAIFVVATVMMGIGTIAVALRTFVRVHLVRAFGWDDALMIVALVRSP; this comes from the coding sequence ATGAGTGAGTCGCTGCCCTTGGTGGGCCGCAGCCtcgccatcttcgtcgttgcgacggtgatgatggggatagGCACAATTGCAGTTGCTTTGCGCACGTTTGTCCGTGTGCACTTGGTGCGGGCATTCGGATGGGATGACGCGCTCATGATTGTTGCTTTGGTACGGTCGCCTTGA
- a CDS encoding uncharacterized protein (COG:S;~EggNog:ENOG410PN1U;~TransMembrane:5 (o6-23i30-51o82-102i114-132o152-172i)), whose product MLYLWASAVAKVSIALALLRLTVRQAHRIILWTIIGVVTAIGLMFWLVLLFDCHPVSYFWLRLEPTHSGTCLSIGTLLAIAYLYSAITIFCDLTLGILPVFLIWRLQMNGRTKVALGVILSLGAIASVAVIIRLPFLHHYGDTDFLYSTYQIAIWSIIETGLGITAGSLVTLRALCRWFLENTSTQGRRVPGKQASDGPYALSSWTGEASKKSMRDPRYWRPDLVPGQMDHLTVTTVSSPMAGSPRSDANSSQEILNPEGEAWYHGNQVSIHQTFKLSAGE is encoded by the exons ATGTTATATCTCTGGGCCTCTGCTGTCGCCAAAGTGTCCATCGCGCTCGCTTTGCTGCGATTGACTGTACGCCAAGCGCATCGCATCATTCTGTGGACCATCATCGGAGTTGTCACAGCCATCGGCTTGATGTTCTGGTTGGTCTTGCTCTTCGACTGCCACCCTGTCTCGTACTTCTGGTTGCGTCTAGAACCCACTCATTCGGGAACCTGCCTGTCGATCGGGACTCTGCTGGCTATTGCCTACTTGTACAgcgccatcaccatcttctGCGACCTCACTTTGGGCATTTTGCCCGTGTTTTTGATCTGGCGACTGCAGATGAACGGTCGCACCAAGGTCGCACTGGGTGTGATTCTCAGCCTCGGAGCCAT TGCGAGTGTTGCTGTCATCATTCGacttccctttcttcatcaCTATGGCGACACCGATTTCCTCT ATTCCACATACCAAATCGCTATTTGGTCCATCATTGAGACCGGACTTGGCATTACGGCTGGCAGCCTCGTCACTTTACGCGCTCTATGCCGCTGGTTCCTCGAGAACACCAGCACCCAAGGTCGTCGGGTTCCGGGGAAACAGGCCAGCGATGGCCCCTACGCACTATCCAGCTGGACGGGAGAGGcctcgaagaagagcatgCGTGATCCCCGATATTGGCGTCCTGACCTTGTTCCCGGTCAGATGGATCATCTGACCGTCACCACGGTTTCCTCACCGATGGCTGGGAGCCCACGGAGTGATGCCAATAGCAGCCAGGAGATACTGAACCCGGAGGGAGAAGCCTGGTATCATGGAAACCAGGTCAGCATTCACCAGACGTTTAAGCTATCTGCGGGAGAGTGA
- a CDS encoding uncharacterized protein (COG:E;~EggNog:ENOG410PHGP;~InterPro:IPR013057;~PFAM:PF01490;~TransMembrane:11 (i55-74o80-101i128-149o161-181i193-212o243-262i274-296o316-335i356-377o389-411i423-447o)) — MTAPPMYRQEKLEQAPTDVAELTSDESTSTEIWNALVTEDHQHEIQLRTMSWQKAAWLLAGDQVCLAIMAQSWSLSVLGWVPGIITMVVSGALFWVTSLTMHKYIMKHPQIKNICDFGYYVFGKSQTAYIFSGFMLLANNILLIGFHILTGAKVLDTLSDHSLCTVTFSAIVMVMGIVLSAPRTLRHVSFMSMFSAACMAIAILLFLIFAGIEKAPLDYPTDGPVRTYAFPLPGTSWVDCMNAVLNITFLWVPQILFPTFIAEMEHPEDFPKSLAVLATISTILFIVPPAIGFRYLGQYATAPAFGSLGLAVYRKASFGFVIVPTLIIGAIYANVTAKFIYSHLLGTSRHAHSNTVVGWGVWALVMIGIWVVGFIFSEVVPSMGDFLSLLGAAFDSFFGFIFFAVAYWHLYRGKLFVGLGRTAMTLLHVFVMACGLFLLGPGLYAAVEAIITDYSGSVSPAFSCASLGI, encoded by the exons ATGACGGCTCCTCCGATGTATCgccaggagaagctggaacaGGCGCCCACTGATGTGGCCGAGCTGACATCCGATGAGTCCACTTCCACCGAGATCTGGAATGCGTTGGTGACCGAAG ACCATCAACATGAGATTCAACTCCGAACCATGTCCTGGCAAAAGGCCGCCTGGTTGCTTGCCGGAGACCAAGTTTGTCTGGCTATCATGGCTCAATCCTGGTCACTCTC CGTACTGGGATGGGTACCCGGCATCATTACCATGGTTGTGTCCGGCGCTCTCTTCTGGGTCACTTCCCTCACCATGCACAAGTACATCATGAAGCACCCGCAAATCAAGAACATTT GTGACTTTGGCTACTATGTCTTCGGCAAAAGCCAAACGGCATACATCTTTTCCGGCTTCATGCTGCTGGCTAACAACATCCTGCTGATTGGTTTCCATATCCTGACTGGAGCCAAGGTGCTGGATACTTTGTCTGATCACTCTCTGTGTACCGTGACCTTCTCCGCGATCGTGATGGTCATGGGCATCGTCCTGTCCGCTCCGCGAACCCTGCGTCATGTTTCCTTCATGTCCATGTTCTCGG CGGCCTGCATGGCCATTGCCATCCTGTTGTTCCTTATTTTCGCGGGCATTGAGAAGGCACCCCTGGATTATCCGACCGATGGACCTGTGCGAACGTACGCATTCCCCTTGCCTGGCACCAGCTGGGTGGATTGCATGAATGCCGTCTTGAACATCACTTTCCTCTGGGTGCCCCAGATTCTCTTCCCCACCTTCATCGCCGAGATGGAGCATCCGGAGGACTTCCCCAAGTCACTGGCGGTCCTGGCTACCATTTccaccatcctcttcatcgtgcCGCCCGCCATCGGCTTTCGCTATCTGGGCCAATACGCCACTGCACCCGCCTTTGGCAGTCTGGGCCTCGCCGTGTACAGGAAGGCCTCGTTTGGTTTTGTCATCGTGCCCACGCTGATCATCGGCGCCATCTACGCCAACGTCACCGCCAAGTTCATCTATTCCCATCTGTTGGGCACCTCCAGACACGCACACAGCAACACTGTCGTGGGCTGGGGCGTCTGGGCCTTGGTCATGATTGGCATCTGGGTGGTGGGATTCATCTTCTCCGAGGTCGTCCCCAGCATGGGCGACTTTCTCTCGTTGCTGGGGGCCGCCTTTGACTCCTTTttcggcttcatcttcttcgcggTGGCCTACTGGCATCTCTACCGGGGAAAGCTTTTTGTGGGACTCGGGCGCACGGCGATGACCCTGCTGCATGTTTTCGTCATGGCTTGTGGTTTGTTTCTGTTGGGACCGGGATTGTATGCGGCGGTAGAGGCCATCATCACGGATTACTCGGGATCGGTTTCCCCGGCGTTCAGTTGTGCCAGTTTGGGGATCTGA
- a CDS encoding sugar porter family MFS transporter (COG:G;~EggNog:ENOG410PHVM;~InterPro:IPR005829,IPR005828,IPR003663,IPR036259, IPR020846;~PFAM:PF00083,PF07690;~TransMembrane:11 (i31-56o85-104i116-134o140-160i172-191o203-225i312-330o336-356i363-386o392-418i461-480o);~go_component: GO:0016020 - membrane [Evidence IEA];~go_component: GO:0016021 - integral component of membrane [Evidence IEA];~go_function: GO:0022857 - transmembrane transporter activity [Evidence IEA];~go_process: GO:0055085 - transmembrane transport [Evidence IEA]), producing MRVPPPPTLIQSGPHIYTERTMTDSIARKPYFGLVGGWLTFWITVACATDMTLFGYDQGVFSGVVVTQNFLEVHDLVGPSKTSTLSTVTAIYDVGCFLGALCAFAISEQLGRKKSILIGTAIMAVGTILQASSYHLAQMFVGRIILGIGNGINTSTAPIWQTETAQVSWRGRLVILEMALNVGGFMLVNWINYGLSFHGGALAWRLPIALQFFFIFVLAATVPWLPESPRWLLCHGRTDEALHVISSIEAKPKDDPYVATQHREIVYSIQYERENAVPWRDLLTGRSTNDTKTLRRLLLGAGSQALQQFQGINIMSYYLPLVLINSVGLSNSMSRLLSACNATVYFVFASVAVTMVERFGRRGLMLLSTFGQFVCFLVITILLRFAEIDTRYATASVAFFFLYYIAFGIGMLGVPWLYPTEINSLPMRTKGAAVSTATNWITNFAIVEITPIGIQQIGWRFWIVWTVTNAASLPIFYFFYPETANRTLEDLDDYYRSNPPLLVTRDPDAVSTQRPWRYRQREEAEYERQKNAQAGLDASKDSSAASVSHVE from the exons ATGCGcgtcccccccccccccacccTGATTCAGTCTGGCCCACATATCTATACTGAGCGCACAATGACTGACTCAATTGCAAGGAAGCCCTACTTTGGGCTTGTCGGAGGATGGCTCACATTTTGGATTACG GTTGCTTGTGCTACGGATATGACCCTGTTCGGGTATGACCAAGGGGTCTTTA GTGGCGTGGTTGTTACCCAGAACTTTCTCGAGGTCCACGATTTGGTCGGACCGTCGAAGACTTCCACTCTGTCGACCGTCACAGCCATCTACGACGTCGGCTGCTTTCTCGGGGCCCTCTGCGCCTTTGCCATCTCGGAACAACTCGGTCGGAAAAAGTCGATCTTGATCGGAACAGCCATTATGGCAGTGGGCACCATTCTGCAGGCGAGCTCGTATCATCTCGCTCAGATGTTTGTTGGCCGAATCATCCTAGG AATTGGAAACGGCATCAACACCTCCACAGCACCCATTTGGCAGACCGAGACTGCTCAGGTCTCCTGGCGAGGCCGACTGGTCATTTTGGAGATGGCCTTGAATGTTGGAGGCTTCATGCTCGTCAATTGGATCAACTACGGGCTTTCCTTTCACGGCGGAGCTCTGGCCTGGAGACTTCCGATTGCCCTTCAgtttttcttcatcttcgtcctcgctgCCACGGTTCCCTGGCTGCCCGAGTCCCCCCG ATGGTTGCTATGCCACGGTCGCACAGACGAAGCTTTACACGTCATTTCGAGCATCGAGGCTAAGCCGAAAGATGATCCCTATGTGGCAACGCAGCATCGCGAGATCGTCTATAGTATTCAGTATGAGCGAGAAAATGCGGTGCCCTGGCGGGATCTATTGACTGGCCGGTCTACCAACGACACCAAAACCTTGCGacggttgctgctgggggcCGGCTCACAGGCGCTGCAGCAGTTTCAGG GGATCAACATCATGTCGTACTATCTGCCTCTGGTGCTTATCAACTCGGTCGGACTTTCCAACAGCATGTCGCGACTGCTCAGTGCATGCAATGCGACGGTGTATTTCGTGTTTGCCAGCGTGGCTGTCACGATGGTTGAGCGATTTGGCCGACGTGGTCTCATGTTGTTATCCACCTTCGGGCAGTTCGTCTGCTTCTTGGTGATCACTATTCTGCTCCGCTTTGCCGAGATAGACACACGATACGCGACTGCTTCGGTCGcgtttttcttcctctattATATCGCGTTCGGCATTGGAATGTTGGGGGTGCCCTGGCTGTATCCGACCGAGATTAACTCGCTGCCCATGCGGACGAAGGGTGCAGCCGTGTCGACAGCGACAAACTG GATCACCAATTTTGCCATTGTTGAAATCACACCAATTGGCATCCAGCAGATTGGCTGGCGGTTCTGGATCGTCTGGACAGTCACCAACGCGGCCTCTCTGCccatcttctacttcttctaccCCGAGACTG CAAATCGGACTCTGGAAGATCTGGACGACTATTACCGCTCGAACCCACCGTTGCTGGTTACGCGGGATCCAGACGCAGTATCCACGCAGCGTCCCTGGCGATACCGGCAGCGCGAGGAGGCAGAGTACGAGCGACAGAAGAATGCCCAAGCAGGTCTAGATGCGTCAAAGGACAGCAGCGCGGCTTCGGTGAGCCACGTGGAGTGA